From a region of the Tateyamaria omphalii genome:
- a CDS encoding ABC transporter permease — translation MLSFILQRVLQSFLVLLVVGLVAFSMFRFVGDPIDNMLGQERTIEDVERLRAQLGLDQPFVVQYYRFLEGAVQGNFGVSYRQGRPVSDILLERAPATLELAAVSGVLAISLGIALGVFTAIRRNGLWANVIMSASLIGVSLPTFLIGILLIYLFSVELGWLPSFGRGETVRIGNWTTGFLTASGLQALILPAITLGLYQMTLIMRLVRSEMLEVLRQDYIRFARARGLKERAINFRHALKNTLVPVITVTGLQLGSIIAFAIITETVFQWPGVGLLFINAIQFVDIPVMAAYLMLISVMFVGINLIVDLLYFAIDPRLRVDRAGGH, via the coding sequence CCTCCAGCGCGTCCTCCAATCCTTCCTCGTCCTTCTGGTCGTGGGCCTCGTCGCCTTCTCCATGTTCCGCTTTGTCGGTGATCCCATCGACAACATGCTGGGGCAGGAACGGACCATCGAAGACGTCGAACGGCTGCGCGCGCAGCTTGGCCTCGATCAGCCATTCGTCGTGCAGTACTACCGGTTTCTCGAAGGTGCCGTGCAGGGCAATTTCGGCGTCAGCTACCGCCAGGGCCGCCCCGTCTCCGACATTCTGCTGGAACGCGCACCTGCCACGCTGGAACTGGCAGCGGTCTCGGGGGTCCTCGCCATCTCTCTTGGCATCGCTCTGGGCGTCTTCACCGCCATCCGACGAAACGGGCTCTGGGCCAACGTGATCATGTCCGCCTCGCTCATCGGGGTCTCCCTGCCCACCTTCCTGATCGGCATCCTGCTCATCTACCTGTTCTCGGTCGAACTGGGCTGGCTGCCAAGTTTCGGCAGGGGCGAGACCGTGAGGATAGGCAACTGGACCACCGGGTTCCTGACCGCAAGCGGGTTACAGGCGCTGATCCTGCCCGCAATCACCCTCGGCCTCTACCAGATGACACTGATCATGCGGCTGGTACGGTCCGAGATGCTGGAAGTCCTGCGCCAAGACTACATCCGCTTTGCCCGCGCCCGCGGCCTCAAGGAACGCGCCATCAATTTCCGCCACGCGCTCAAAAACACGCTGGTCCCGGTGATCACGGTCACCGGCCTGCAACTGGGCAGCATCATCGCCTTCGCCATCATCACCGAAACGGTGTTCCAATGGCCGGGCGTCGGCCTTCTGTTCATCAACGCCATCCAGTTTGTCGATATCCCGGTCATGGCCGCCTACCTGATGCTGATCTCGGTCATGTTCGTGGGAATCAACCTGATTGTGGACCTGCTTTATTTCGCCATCGACCCGCGCCTGCGCGTCGACCGGGCCGGAGGACACTAA
- a CDS encoding ABC transporter permease: MTDTAQTQTPAKAPTRLQRWADSDFYYQFKRSPVAIVSFAVALLLVLSAIFAPLIAPFNPFDPASLNLMNGFSRPMTPNAFTGDSFWLGTDDQGRDVFSTILYGMRISLFVGVAAVLFAMVLGITLGLLAGYVGGWTETIIMRIADVQLTFPSILVAMLIFGIAKGVTPIEYRDQMAIWVLIIAIGLSDWVQFARVVRGATLVEKNKEYVQAARLIGRSGPAIMVQHILPNVLSPVLVIATISLALAIIAEATLSFLGVGAPPTQPSLGTLIRIGQGFLFSGEWWILFFPACTLLALALSVNLLGDWLRDALNPRLR; encoded by the coding sequence ATGACCGACACAGCCCAAACCCAGACACCCGCCAAGGCCCCCACCCGCCTGCAACGCTGGGCCGACAGCGACTTCTACTACCAGTTCAAACGCTCACCCGTGGCCATCGTCAGCTTTGCCGTGGCGCTCCTGCTGGTCCTCAGCGCAATCTTTGCTCCGCTCATCGCCCCCTTCAACCCGTTCGACCCGGCCTCTCTCAACCTGATGAACGGCTTTTCCCGCCCCATGACGCCCAACGCCTTCACCGGCGACAGCTTCTGGCTGGGCACCGATGACCAGGGGCGCGATGTCTTCTCGACCATCCTCTACGGCATGCGCATCTCGCTCTTTGTCGGCGTCGCCGCCGTGCTCTTTGCCATGGTGCTGGGCATCACACTGGGACTGCTCGCAGGCTATGTCGGTGGCTGGACCGAGACCATCATCATGCGCATCGCTGACGTGCAGCTGACGTTTCCCAGCATCCTCGTCGCCATGCTGATCTTCGGCATCGCCAAAGGCGTCACCCCCATCGAGTACCGCGACCAGATGGCGATCTGGGTCCTGATCATCGCCATCGGCCTATCCGACTGGGTCCAATTCGCCCGCGTCGTCCGCGGTGCCACGCTGGTGGAAAAGAACAAGGAATACGTCCAGGCCGCCCGCCTGATCGGGCGCTCGGGGCCCGCGATCATGGTGCAACACATCCTGCCCAATGTCCTCTCGCCCGTCCTAGTGATCGCCACAATCTCGCTCGCACTCGCCATCATCGCCGAAGCCACGCTCAGCTTCCTAGGCGTCGGCGCCCCGCCCACGCAACCGTCCCTCGGCACGCTCATCCGCATCGGCCAGGGCTTCCTCTTCTCCGGCGAATGGTGGATCCTCTTCTTCCCCGCCTGCACGCTCCTGGCGCTGGCACTGAGCGTCAACCTGCTGGGCGACTGGCTGCGGGACGCGTTGAACCCGAGGTTGCGGTGA
- a CDS encoding ABC transporter ATP-binding protein, whose protein sequence is MTTSLLDISDLSVHYPTRKGTFVAVNGADLTVAPGEIHGLVGESGAGKSTIGAAVMGLIDPPGHIADGTVSFRGDTISGRDASAMRALRGAKISMIFQDPLTSLNPLLTVEDQLVETIEAHLKLGDKAAKARAVDLLDRVGIPDPAERVKQYPHQFSGGMRQRVVIALALCSEPDVIIADEPTTALDVSIQAQILDLIKELARERQVGVILITHDMGVIADTTDRVTVMYQGAVVETGTTAQVMGAPEHTYTKSLIAAVPRATLKVHRFPQLSYGGRDTRFAIEDLARNWPTPPKSKTGTLVQVDGITKEFTQRGSIIPAWRKMFTAVDKVSFDIREGEVFGLVGESGSGKSTVARMIATLYDTDGGHIYFDDTDITQLASRAERDAYRRQIQMIFQDPFSSLNPRMRVDAIVAEPVLHHKLLTGSAVQTRVDELLDRVGLGSEAGRKYPHEFSGGQRQRISIARALATQPRFLICDEPTSALDVSIQAQVLNILKDLQEHLGLTMLFISHDLPVVRQMCDRVGVMRQGQMVEVADTEQLFAAPKADYTKELLNLMPKLEGLSTEGLENA, encoded by the coding sequence ATGACCACCTCCCTCCTCGACATCTCCGACCTCTCGGTCCACTACCCCACGCGCAAGGGCACGTTCGTCGCCGTCAACGGCGCCGACCTCACAGTGGCCCCCGGTGAAATCCACGGCCTCGTGGGCGAATCCGGTGCCGGGAAATCCACCATAGGCGCTGCCGTCATGGGCCTCATCGACCCGCCTGGCCACATCGCCGACGGCACCGTCAGCTTCCGGGGGGACACCATCTCCGGCCGCGACGCCTCAGCCATGCGCGCGCTGCGGGGCGCCAAGATCTCGATGATCTTCCAGGACCCGCTCACCTCCCTCAACCCACTCCTCACGGTCGAGGATCAACTGGTCGAAACCATCGAGGCGCACCTCAAGCTCGGCGACAAAGCCGCCAAAGCACGCGCCGTCGATCTGCTCGACCGCGTCGGCATCCCCGACCCCGCCGAACGCGTCAAACAATACCCCCACCAGTTCTCCGGCGGCATGCGGCAACGCGTGGTGATCGCCCTTGCGCTGTGTTCCGAACCCGATGTCATCATCGCGGACGAACCCACCACGGCACTCGACGTCTCGATCCAGGCGCAAATCCTCGACCTGATCAAGGAACTGGCCCGAGAACGGCAAGTGGGCGTGATCCTCATCACCCACGACATGGGCGTGATCGCCGACACCACGGACCGGGTGACCGTCATGTACCAGGGCGCCGTTGTTGAAACGGGCACCACAGCCCAAGTCATGGGCGCCCCCGAACACACCTACACCAAATCGCTCATCGCCGCCGTCCCCCGCGCCACGCTCAAGGTCCACCGCTTCCCGCAGCTCTCCTATGGTGGGCGCGACACACGGTTTGCCATCGAAGACCTCGCGCGCAACTGGCCGACGCCCCCCAAATCCAAGACGGGCACGCTGGTGCAGGTGGACGGCATCACCAAGGAATTCACCCAACGCGGCTCCATCATCCCCGCCTGGCGCAAGATGTTCACCGCCGTGGACAAGGTCAGCTTCGATATCCGCGAGGGCGAGGTGTTCGGCCTCGTGGGCGAGAGCGGATCAGGCAAATCCACCGTCGCCCGCATGATCGCCACGCTCTACGACACCGATGGCGGGCACATCTATTTCGACGACACCGACATCACGCAACTCGCCTCACGCGCGGAACGCGATGCCTACCGCCGCCAGATCCAGATGATCTTCCAGGACCCGTTTTCATCCCTCAACCCCCGCATGCGCGTGGACGCCATCGTGGCCGAACCCGTCCTGCACCACAAACTCCTGACAGGCAGCGCCGTCCAGACCCGCGTCGACGAATTGCTGGACCGCGTGGGCCTCGGGTCCGAGGCAGGCCGCAAATACCCGCACGAATTCTCGGGCGGCCAGCGTCAACGCATCTCCATCGCCCGTGCGCTCGCTACGCAACCGCGCTTCCTTATCTGCGATGAACCCACCTCCGCCCTCGACGTCTCCATCCAGGCGCAGGTGCTGAACATCCTCAAGGACCTGCAGGAGCATCTCGGCCTCACCATGCTGTTCATTAGCCACGACCTGCCCGTCGTCCGGCAAATGTGCGACCGCGTCGGCGTCATGCGCCAGGGCCAGATGGTCGAGGTGGCTGACACCGAACAGCTCTTCGCAGCCCCCAAAGCCGACTATACCAAAGAGCTCCTCAACCTCATGCCCAAACTCGAAGGGCTTTCAACCGAAGGGCTCGAAAACGCCTGA